In a genomic window of Pokkaliibacter sp. MBI-7:
- a CDS encoding PepSY-associated TM helix domain-containing protein: MSSINRSQVSQAAALLALITRLHFYIGLFVGPFILAAALTGTAYVLTPQLEDWLYKDQLTTTATGPAHSLAEQIEVAQAAMAGQGKLFAVRPAPDAHATTRVMFSEPGLGESESRAIFVDPITLAVKGDLVVYGTSGVLPLRSKIDYMHRHLLLGDVGRNYSELAASWLWIAALGGFALWLTGGNKNRSEVAKRNGYLRHRRLHGLTGLWIGLGLLFFSATGLTWSKWAGDRIDALRSEFGWVTPSVSLQLEGAGAMPMGEHADHQMQAAAPMVSLADPAMFDTILKVARDGGIDAAKIEIRPPKAADQAWMVREVDRSWPTQVDTIAIDGSSLAITSRADFATFSLLPKLIRWGIDAHMGILFGLPNQLLLAAFGLALAVMIVLGYRMWWRRRPQAGVTAQTLTHAWQRLNGGWRTAVVLIATGLGWCLPVMGVSLLAFLIVDVMRWRMTASRVQAEVDMA; this comes from the coding sequence TGGTACGGCCTATGTACTGACCCCGCAGCTGGAGGACTGGCTGTATAAGGATCAACTGACCACCACCGCAACTGGCCCCGCTCATTCACTGGCAGAGCAAATCGAAGTGGCGCAGGCGGCAATGGCGGGGCAGGGCAAACTGTTTGCCGTGCGGCCTGCACCTGACGCCCATGCCACCACACGGGTCATGTTCAGTGAGCCAGGGTTGGGTGAGTCGGAAAGTCGGGCCATTTTCGTTGACCCGATTACGCTGGCCGTCAAAGGCGATCTGGTGGTTTACGGCACCAGTGGAGTGCTGCCGCTGCGCAGCAAAATTGACTATATGCATCGCCATTTGCTGCTCGGTGATGTCGGTCGTAATTACAGTGAGCTGGCGGCGTCCTGGCTGTGGATCGCGGCGCTGGGAGGGTTCGCGCTGTGGCTGACGGGCGGCAACAAGAACCGCAGCGAAGTGGCCAAACGCAATGGCTACCTGCGTCATCGTCGCCTGCATGGTCTGACCGGGCTGTGGATCGGCTTGGGGCTGCTGTTTTTCTCTGCAACAGGTTTGACCTGGTCCAAATGGGCGGGGGATCGAATCGACGCTCTACGCTCCGAGTTTGGCTGGGTGACTCCTTCCGTATCCTTGCAGCTGGAAGGCGCCGGAGCCATGCCAATGGGTGAGCATGCTGATCATCAGATGCAGGCAGCGGCCCCGATGGTCAGCCTGGCTGATCCTGCGATGTTCGATACCATCCTCAAGGTAGCGCGGGATGGCGGTATAGATGCCGCCAAAATCGAAATTCGCCCTCCCAAGGCCGCCGATCAAGCCTGGATGGTACGTGAAGTCGATCGCTCCTGGCCGACGCAGGTGGATACCATTGCTATTGATGGCAGCAGTCTGGCGATTACCAGCCGGGCAGACTTTGCCACTTTCTCATTGCTTCCCAAACTGATTCGCTGGGGCATCGATGCCCATATGGGCATCCTGTTTGGCCTGCCTAACCAGCTGCTGCTGGCGGCCTTTGGTTTGGCTCTGGCGGTGATGATTGTGCTGGGGTATCGCATGTGGTGGCGTCGACGTCCACAGGCGGGGGTGACCGCGCAAACACTGACTCATGCCTGGCAACGCCTGAATGGCGGCTGGCGGACGGCAGTCGTACTGATTGCTACAGGTTTGGGCTGGTGTCTGCCGGTAATGGGCGTGAGCCTGCTGGCTTTTCTGATCGTCGATGTGATGCGCTGGAGAATGACAGCATCCCGTGTTCAGGCAGAGGTTGATATGGCCTGA